One Cherax quadricarinatus isolate ZL_2023a chromosome 17, ASM3850222v1, whole genome shotgun sequence genomic window carries:
- the LOC128686347 gene encoding uncharacterized protein, with translation MEEKVVDGKEKKYVLYTVVGEERGRAGVGVWVVRVLLGTLLLVALAVVPYLSLRLAQVSDRTLVVFQPVPVRNHSLHHHQHHTQEHAKQGHVDVVSILQSAALTRENYTAEAANTTAKAAPPSNASVTSSTAGGIVTLHESAVTLAVMEDTNATRNRDDDDSDDEGDDDDDSTKLEKAVVDEENKEGEENTTTEESAGTSESPASVGAQVAAVTLVASPSTPPAVVENSTTSINTTSATPKEANTTSATPAASTPMPTSPAPTTQPLPKTTNKVPSTKLTKEAKTPVSSSGAPNTTTSAATTTTTTTTTRRPLAHKLVYVATTASGNHIGGFCVWKTDKAITRWSFFFENIPIEYQSHQDSSDHEMRGMLAAVRTWAPLWNDHHVVLRSHHPSIKGSNHPTRLALARELEKLSEGHFTYEVEWRLRKTDRVVEISYYLSRLHRDYAHWYRTFEGRVDDLLGQQDWAVARTQNRALISQEAFHTDFPDESEDKVVVGEK, from the coding sequence ATGGAGGAGAAGGTGGTGGATGGTAAAGAGAAGAAGTATGTGTTATACACGGTGGTGGGTGAGGAGCGCGGGCGTGCGGGCGTGGGCGTGTGGGTAGTGCGGGTCCTGTTGGGCACCCTGCTACTGGTCGCCTTGGCCGTGGTACCATACCTGTCTCTGCGGCTGGCGCAGGTGAGCGACCGTACCCTGGTGGTGTTCCAGCCGGTGCCTGTTCGTAACcactccctgcatcaccaccagcatcacacgcAGGAGCACGCCAAGCAAGGACACGTCGATGTGGTCAGCATCCTGCAAAGCGCAGCACTCACTCGGGAGAATTACACAGCGGAAGCGGCTAATACCACAGCCAAGGCGGCTCCTCCGTCCAATGCCAGCGTCACCAGTAGTACCGCTGGCGGTATTGTCACACTCCATGAGTCAGCCGTTACCCTTGCAGTGATGGAGGACACCAACGCCACCCGCAACAGAGACGACGATGATAGTGACGATGAAGGCGACGATGACGATGACAGCACAAAACTAGAAAAGGCGGTGGTGGATGAAGAAAATAAGGAAGGAGAGGAAAACACAACAACTGAAGAATCTGCTGGGACTTCTGAATCACCCGCCTCGGTGGGTGCCCAGGTGGCAGCCGTCACATTAGTGGCGAGTCCCTCCACCCCGCCAGCGGTAGTGGAGAactccaccaccagcatcaacaccacgtCAGCCACTCCCAAGGAAGCTAATACCACCTCCGCTACTCCAGCTGCCTCCACCCCCATGCCCACATCGCCcgcacccacaacacaacccttgCCCAAAACCACCAACAAAGTTCCTTCTACCAAACTGACAAAGGAGGCGAAGACGCCCGTGTCTAGTAGTGGAgctcctaacaccaccaccagcgctgccactactaccactaccaccaccaccacccgacgacccctcgcccacaaactTGTCTATGTTGCCACTACTGCCTCCGGCAACCATATAGGCGGCTTCTGTGTCTGGAAGACCGACAAAGCCATCACCCGCTGGTCTTTCTTCTTCGAGAACATTCCCATAGAGTATCAAAGCCATCAGGACTCCTCCGACCACGAGATGAGAGGCATGTTGGCAGCCGTGAGGACGTGGGCTCCTCTCTGGAATGACCATCATGTCGTCCTTCGCTCACACCACCCGAGTATCAAGGGCTCCAACCATCCCACGCGTCTTGCACTCGCCCGCGAACTAGAGAAGCTCTCAGAGGGCCACTTCACTTACGAAGTAGAGTGGAGGCTGAGAAAGACGGACCGGGTGGTAGAGATCTCCTACTACCTCTCTCGTCTCCACCGTGACTACGCCCATTGGTACCGCACCTTCGAGGGCCGAGTAGACGACCTTCTCGGCCAGCAGGACTGGGCCGTCGCCAGAACGCAGAACCGAGCCCTCATCTCTCAAGAAGCCTTCCACACTGACTTCCCTGACGAGAGCGAAGATAAAGTGGTGGTCGGGGAAAAGTGA